The Elaeis guineensis isolate ETL-2024a chromosome 14, EG11, whole genome shotgun sequence genome has a segment encoding these proteins:
- the LOC109506614 gene encoding pentatricopeptide repeat-containing protein At1g05750, chloroplastic: protein MVSWNFAHQLFERMPNRTVVSWNSVIAINGCCREALEHFDMMQRGGFEPDGVSFAGVLAACSHAGLVDEGFMYYDLMKKAYDIPMRVEHYGCVVDLLGRAGRLEEAMHVVEDLEDTMGLETEQ from the exons ATGGTTTCATGGAATTTTGCTCATCAACTGTTTGAACGAATGCCTAACAGAACTGTGGTTTCATGGAATTCAGTGATTGCAATCAATGGGTGCTGCAGGGAGGCTCTTGAGCACTTTGATATGATGCAGAGGGGAGGGTTTGAGCCCGATGGTGTCAGTTTTGCGGGTGTGCTTGCTGCCTGCAGCCATGCAGGTTTGGTAGATGAAGGTTTCATGTACTATGATCTCATGAAGAAAGCTTATGACATTCCTATGAGGGTTGAGCACTATGGATGTGTGGTGGATCTGCTTGGCCGAGCTGGGCGGTTGGAGGAGGCAATGCACGTCGTGGAAG atttagaaGATACTATGGGGCTTGAGACCGAACAATGA